A single window of Zootoca vivipara chromosome 17, rZooViv1.1, whole genome shotgun sequence DNA harbors:
- the LOC118076001 gene encoding D-dopachrome decarboxylase — protein sequence MPFVELETSLPAARLPRDLPAKLCAAVATILDKPQERVNVTVRSDAAMVLSGSAAPCAQLVVSSIGVVGTAEQNKGHSARLFDFLTKELGLGPERINIRFYPLEPWQIGKNGTVMTFL from the exons ATGCCTTTCGTGGAGCTGGAGACGAGCCTCCCCGCGGCGCGGCTGCCCCGCGATCTACCAGCCAAGCTGTGCGCCGCCGTGGCCACCATCCTGGACAAGCCCCAAGAG CGGGTGAACGTGACGGTGCGCAGCGACGCGGCGATGGTGCTGTCGGGGTCTGCGGCTCCATGCGCCCAGCTGGTCGTCTCCTCCATCGGCGTGGTGGGCACGGCCGAGCAGAACAAGGGCCACAGCGCCCGCCTCTTCGACTTCCTCACCAAGGAGCTGGGCCTCGGCCCCGAAAG GATCAACATCCGATTTTACCCACTGGAACCTTGGCAGATTGGCAAGAATGGGACGGTCATGACTTTCTTGTGA
- the LOC118076529 gene encoding glutathione S-transferase theta-1-like, translating into MVLELYLDMLSQPCRAVYIFAKKNNIAFMMKNIEMLKGQQFNEDFNKVNILRKVPVLKDGDFTLEESTAILLYLTRKYNTPSHWYPPDMKKRGRVDEFLAWQQTTIHVSCSKIFWLKVVIPMFINQQLPPERLHDVTEDMNTNLQKLEEKFLRDQPFLIGAEISLADLVAIVELMQSVGAGWETFEGRPKLQEWRKRVEVTLGKELFAEAHARILNNQELRNMTIDPSLKVQLKPALLKMMK; encoded by the exons ATGGTGCTAGAGCTCTACCTAGATATGctctcccagccctgccgggCGGTCTACATCTTCGCCAAGAAAAACAACATCGCTTTCATGATGAAGAACATCGAGATGCTTAAAG GACAACAGTTTAATGAAGATTTTAACAAGGTCAACATCTTAAGGAAAGTACCAGTTCTGAAAGATGGAGACTTTACTTTAGAAGAGAG CACCGCAATCCTCCTCTACCTGACCCGGAAGTACAACACACCCAGCCACTGGTACCCACCAGACATGAAGAAGCGGGGTCGTGTCGATGAGTTCCTGGCCTGGCAGCAAACCACCATCCATGTCAGTTGCTCCAAGATCTTCTGGCTCAAG GTAGTGATCCCCATGTTCATAAATCAGCAACTGCCTCCCGAGAGGCTCCACGATGTCACAGAGGACATGAACACCAACCTGCAGAAGCTGGAGGAGAAGTTCCTGAGAGACCAACCCTTCCTCATTGGTGCCGAGATCTCCCTGGCGGACCTGGTGGCCATCGTGGAGCTTATGCAG TCCGTGGGAGCCGGCTGGGAAACCTTTGAGGGCCGACCCAAGCTTCAGGAGTGGCGCAAAAGGGTTGAGGTGACCCTGGGCAAGGAGCTCTTTGCAGAAGCGCACGCACGGATCCTGAACAATCAAGAGTTAAGGAACATGACCATTGACCCATCACTGAAAGTCCAACTGAAGCCCGCACTCTTGAAGATGATGAAATAA